Proteins co-encoded in one uncultured Draconibacterium sp. genomic window:
- a CDS encoding serine hydrolase domain-containing protein: protein MKKKQTTLIIRIILFTGTAISLFFVPWLLLKIMLSPLPDTVQQQLDKSIKYGFDGIIVYVDEAGKEPAFYAAGYKNRENKTPADPHSLFKIASISKLYNAVVIAKMVNDGRLSLDKTLADYFPELIGRIENADKITLRMLVQHRSGIPNLTDTPNFWVTPPSSSEEALERVLDLPADFAPDAKYRYSNTNYLLISMLIEKVTGKEVFQTIKKEILDPLGLKNTYGAINEQNIDDVMSGYYGGIEEDIKAGDYGTKLTSMVASAEDVGIFLRALNDGSVFNEGEQEIYSSIYVYEHTGLMPGYMSIAKYHKDIDTVVIQFVNTTNFEGYEWSTMEIVYRRVMRIVKKHHNAH, encoded by the coding sequence ATGAAAAAGAAACAAACAACACTAATTATCAGAATAATACTATTTACAGGAACCGCCATATCACTATTTTTTGTTCCGTGGTTATTGTTGAAAATTATGCTTTCTCCACTCCCTGATACGGTTCAGCAACAGCTCGACAAAAGCATCAAATACGGGTTTGACGGTATAATTGTATATGTTGATGAAGCCGGAAAAGAACCTGCTTTTTATGCTGCCGGATACAAAAACAGAGAAAACAAGACTCCGGCAGATCCCCATTCATTATTCAAAATTGCCAGCATCAGCAAGCTATATAATGCGGTTGTTATTGCAAAAATGGTAAACGACGGACGTTTGTCGCTGGATAAAACGCTAGCTGATTATTTCCCCGAGTTGATTGGAAGAATTGAAAATGCGGACAAAATCACCCTCAGAATGCTGGTGCAACACCGCAGCGGGATTCCGAATTTAACCGATACACCAAACTTTTGGGTTACTCCACCGTCGAGCAGTGAAGAGGCACTTGAACGCGTGCTTGATTTACCAGCCGACTTTGCCCCCGATGCAAAATACCGATACTCGAACACCAACTATTTGTTGATTTCGATGCTGATTGAAAAGGTGACAGGAAAAGAAGTATTTCAAACAATTAAAAAGGAAATTCTGGATCCGCTTGGACTGAAAAATACTTATGGAGCAATTAACGAACAAAATATTGACGATGTAATGAGTGGTTATTATGGTGGAATTGAAGAAGATATTAAAGCCGGAGATTACGGAACCAAGCTTACTTCGATGGTTGCCAGCGCCGAAGACGTTGGCATTTTTCTGCGGGCATTAAATGATGGCTCGGTGTTTAATGAGGGTGAACAGGAAATCTACTCCTCAATTTACGTTTACGAACACACAGGATTAATGCCGGGTTACATGAGCATTGCCAAATACCACAAAGACATCGACACAGTTGTTATTCAATTTGTAAATACTACCAATTTTGAAGGATACGAATGGAGCACAATGGAAATTGTATACAGGCGGGTTATGAGAATCGTAAAGAAACATCATAATGCCCATTGA
- a CDS encoding acyltransferase family protein, with amino-acid sequence MKTERRYDIDWLRVLAIGLLLIYHIAIVFQPWAMFVGFIKSDESLENLWKPMTLLNVWRIPLLFYVSGMGLYFAMRKRNYAQLLGERTRRIMIPLIFGVLAITPLHFMIFQTFYNLPLSYYPHMGHLWFLGNIFIYVLVLTPLFFYLMNNKEGKFRKAMSVLTKNPLGPLALSVFFIAETLLVKPQIFSVYAETWHGFFLGLLAFFLGFLFVYSGQLFWQTVSKWKWLYLGLALVLYAIRLQLFETNSPGYLMAIESNCWIFGIFGLGNQYLNKPSAALNYLSHAAYPVYIIHMFVLYAGALLILPTQLPPMAKFIAVTAFTFVTCFIIYELIIRRIGFLRPLFGLKPKINKVEKRLLQKAA; translated from the coding sequence ATGAAAACAGAAAGAAGATACGATATTGATTGGTTACGTGTGTTGGCAATCGGGTTATTGTTGATTTACCACATCGCCATCGTTTTCCAACCATGGGCCATGTTTGTTGGCTTTATAAAAAGCGATGAAAGCCTTGAAAATTTATGGAAGCCCATGACGTTGCTGAATGTTTGGCGCATTCCTCTCTTGTTCTATGTATCGGGAATGGGTTTGTATTTTGCCATGCGAAAACGCAACTATGCACAATTACTTGGCGAACGCACCCGCCGGATTATGATTCCACTAATTTTTGGAGTACTGGCCATTACTCCTCTTCATTTTATGATTTTTCAAACGTTCTATAATTTGCCATTAAGTTATTATCCGCACATGGGACATTTATGGTTTCTTGGCAACATCTTCATTTATGTATTGGTATTAACTCCACTATTTTTTTACTTGATGAACAACAAGGAAGGAAAATTCAGAAAGGCAATGTCTGTTTTAACGAAAAACCCATTGGGTCCTTTAGCTTTATCGGTATTTTTTATTGCTGAAACCCTGCTGGTAAAACCTCAAATCTTTTCTGTTTACGCCGAAACATGGCACGGCTTTTTTCTGGGACTACTAGCCTTCTTTTTGGGGTTTCTATTTGTGTACAGCGGACAACTGTTTTGGCAAACCGTATCGAAATGGAAATGGTTGTATCTTGGGCTGGCATTGGTATTATACGCCATCCGCTTACAGTTGTTCGAAACCAATTCTCCGGGATATTTGATGGCTATCGAATCAAATTGCTGGATATTTGGCATTTTCGGTCTGGGAAATCAATACCTCAACAAACCAAGCGCCGCACTTAATTACTTAAGCCACGCTGCTTATCCTGTTTACATTATTCATATGTTTGTTTTATATGCAGGCGCACTACTAATTTTGCCAACACAACTACCACCAATGGCTAAATTTATTGCAGTAACAGCATTTACTTTTGTCACTTGTTTTATTATTTATGAACTTATAATAAGAAGAATTGGATTTTTACGACCACTGTTTGGTTTAAAACCCAAAATCAACAAAGTAGAAAAGAGACTGTTACAGAAGGCAGCATAA
- a CDS encoding ankyrin repeat domain-containing protein encodes MKTLKRISVKTAVNFSFILLLILTSCANSGSNNTGNSTNTKSAVEKPKINMQAAIMSNNLEAIKQHIEAGSDINLKDQMSGSTPLISAVSFDRKEITKALIDAGANLNLKNNDGSTALHAAAFFGHLEIVQMLIDAKADKTLKNNYGVTARESVLAPFSEMKPIYLMMQQQLEPLGITINLEEVEKNRPVVAMMLQ; translated from the coding sequence ATGAAGACATTAAAAAGAATTTCAGTGAAAACAGCAGTAAACTTTTCGTTCATTTTACTTTTAATATTAACGTCATGCGCTAATTCTGGAAGTAATAATACAGGAAATAGTACAAATACAAAATCAGCAGTAGAAAAACCAAAAATCAATATGCAAGCGGCAATTATGTCGAACAACCTCGAAGCCATTAAACAACACATTGAGGCAGGAAGCGATATTAATTTAAAAGACCAGATGAGTGGTTCAACACCCCTAATTTCGGCGGTGTCGTTTGACAGAAAAGAAATTACAAAAGCATTGATCGACGCCGGTGCCAATCTGAACCTGAAAAATAACGATGGATCGACAGCACTGCATGCAGCTGCATTTTTTGGACACCTAGAAATTGTACAGATGCTGATTGATGCCAAAGCAGATAAAACCTTAAAAAACAATTACGGTGTAACTGCACGTGAATCTGTTTTGGCTCCCTTTTCCGAGATGAAACCCATTTACCTAATGATGCAGCAACAACTGGAGCCTCTTGGTATAACCATAAATTTAGAGGAAGTGGAAAAAAACCGCCCCGTAGTTGCCATGATGTTGCAGTAA